One genomic window of Pseudomonas sp. LFM046 includes the following:
- a CDS encoding fumarylacetoacetate hydrolase family protein: MKHARIRYQGGIHAVTVEAGNAVRLADGRLLAEDQVEWLPPATGSMFALGLNYADHAAELAFKAPTEPLAFIKSPGAYTGHNQVTWRPDNVAYMHYECELVAVIGKPARNVKREDALAYLAGYTVCNDYAIRDYLENYYRPNLRVKNRDATTPVGPWIVDAADVPDPMKLKLRTWVNGELKQEGTTADMIFDIPCLIEYFSSFMTLQPGDMIATGTPEGLADVVPGDEVVVEVEGVGRLVNRIVSEADFFESKGFARKQQEA, translated from the coding sequence ATGAAACACGCACGTATCCGCTACCAGGGCGGCATCCACGCCGTGACCGTGGAAGCCGGCAATGCCGTCCGCCTCGCCGATGGCCGTCTGCTGGCCGAAGACCAGGTCGAGTGGCTGCCGCCGGCCACCGGCAGCATGTTCGCCCTGGGGCTGAACTACGCCGACCACGCCGCCGAGCTGGCCTTCAAGGCACCCACCGAGCCGCTGGCCTTCATCAAGTCGCCGGGCGCCTACACCGGCCACAACCAGGTCACCTGGCGCCCCGACAACGTCGCCTACATGCACTACGAGTGCGAGCTGGTGGCGGTGATCGGCAAGCCGGCGCGCAACGTGAAGCGCGAAGACGCCCTCGCCTACCTGGCCGGCTACACGGTCTGCAACGACTACGCGATCCGCGACTACCTGGAGAACTACTACCGGCCCAACCTGCGGGTGAAGAACCGCGACGCCACCACCCCGGTCGGCCCCTGGATCGTCGACGCCGCTGACGTGCCCGACCCGATGAAGTTGAAGCTGCGCACCTGGGTGAACGGCGAGCTGAAGCAGGAAGGCACCACCGCAGACATGATCTTCGACATCCCCTGCCTGATCGAATACTTCTCCAGCTTCATGACCCTGCAGCCGGGCGACATGATCGCCACCGGCACGCCGGAGGGCCTGGCCGACGTGGTGCCGGGCGATGAAGTGGTGGTGGAAGTCGAAGGCGTGGGCCGCCTGGTCAACCGAATCGTCAGCGAAGCCGATTTCTTCGAAAGCAAGGGCTTCGCCCGCAAGCAACAAGAGGCATGA
- the hpaE gene encoding 5-carboxymethyl-2-hydroxymuconate semialdehyde dehydrogenase, translating into MIKHWINGQEVESKETFVNYNPATMDAIGEVASGGAEEIAAAVAAAKDAFPKWANTPAKERAKLMRKLGELIDQNVPHLAELETLDTGLPIHQTKNVLIPRASHNFEFFAEVCTRMDGHSYPVDDQMLNYTLYQPVGVCGLVSPWNVPFMTATWKTAPCLALGNTAVLKMSELSPLTANELGRLALEAGIPKGVLNVVQGYGATAGDALVRHPDVRAISFTGGTATGRKIMQTAGLKKYSMELGGKSPVLIFDDADLDRALDAALFTIFSLNGERCTAGSRIFIQESVYDQFVAEFAARAKRLIVGDPQDPKTQVGSMITQAHYDKVTGYIRIGIEEGATLLAGGLERPANLPAHLSKGQFIQPTVFADVDNRMRIAQEEIFGPVVCLMKFKDEAEALQLANDTEYGLASYIWTQDIGKAHRLARGIEAGMVFINSQNVRDLRQPFGGVKGSGTGREGGEYSFEVFAEIKNVCISMGSHHIPRWGL; encoded by the coding sequence ATGATCAAGCACTGGATCAACGGCCAGGAAGTCGAAAGCAAAGAGACGTTCGTCAACTACAACCCGGCCACCATGGACGCCATCGGTGAGGTCGCCAGCGGTGGCGCCGAGGAAATCGCCGCCGCCGTGGCCGCGGCCAAGGACGCCTTCCCCAAGTGGGCCAACACTCCGGCCAAGGAACGCGCGAAGCTGATGCGCAAGCTGGGTGAGCTGATCGACCAGAACGTGCCGCACCTGGCCGAGCTGGAAACCCTGGACACCGGCCTGCCGATCCACCAGACGAAGAATGTGCTGATCCCCCGCGCCTCGCACAACTTCGAGTTCTTCGCCGAGGTTTGCACCCGCATGGACGGCCACAGCTACCCGGTGGACGACCAGATGCTCAACTACACCCTGTACCAGCCGGTGGGCGTGTGTGGCCTGGTTTCCCCGTGGAACGTGCCCTTCATGACCGCCACCTGGAAGACCGCGCCCTGCCTGGCCCTGGGCAACACCGCAGTACTGAAGATGAGCGAGCTGTCGCCGCTGACCGCCAACGAACTGGGTCGCCTGGCCCTGGAAGCCGGTATCCCGAAAGGCGTGCTGAACGTGGTGCAGGGTTACGGCGCCACCGCTGGTGACGCCCTCGTCCGTCACCCGGACGTGCGCGCGATTTCCTTCACCGGCGGCACCGCCACCGGCCGCAAGATCATGCAGACCGCCGGCCTGAAGAAGTACTCCATGGAACTGGGCGGCAAGTCGCCGGTGCTGATCTTCGACGACGCCGACCTCGACCGCGCCCTCGACGCCGCGCTGTTCACCATCTTCTCGCTGAACGGCGAGCGCTGCACCGCCGGCAGCCGGATCTTCATCCAGGAATCGGTGTACGACCAATTCGTCGCCGAATTCGCCGCCCGCGCCAAACGCCTGATCGTCGGTGATCCGCAGGACCCGAAGACCCAGGTCGGTTCGATGATCACCCAAGCGCACTACGACAAGGTCACCGGCTACATCCGCATCGGCATCGAGGAAGGCGCCACCCTGCTGGCCGGCGGTCTGGAGCGCCCGGCCAACCTCCCGGCGCACCTGTCCAAAGGGCAATTCATCCAGCCCACGGTGTTCGCCGATGTGGATAACCGCATGCGCATCGCCCAGGAAGAAATCTTCGGCCCGGTGGTCTGCCTGATGAAGTTCAAGGACGAAGCCGAGGCGCTGCAACTCGCCAACGATACCGAGTACGGCCTGGCCTCCTACATCTGGACCCAGGACATCGGCAAGGCCCACCGCCTGGCCCGTGGCATCGAAGCCGGCATGGTCTTCATCAACAGCCAGAACGTGCGCGACCTGCGCCAGCCGTTCGGCGGCGTGAAGGGCTCAGGCACCGGCCGCGAGGGCGGCGAGTACAGCTTCGAGGTGTTCGCCGAAATCAAGAACGTGTGCATTTCCATGGGCAGCCACCACATCCCGCGTTGGGGCCTGTGA
- the hpaD gene encoding 3,4-dihydroxyphenylacetate 2,3-dioxygenase → MGKLALAAKITHVPSMYLSELPGPRQGFRQAAIDGHIEIGRRCRELNVDTIVVFDTHWLVNANYHVNCGPHFQGLYTSNELPHFISNMEYEFPGNPELGRLLAEVCNRYGVETMAHDATTLAPEYGTLVPMRYMNADQHFKVISVSALCTSHYLNDSARLGWAMRKAVEEHYDGTVAFLASGSLSHRFAQNGQAPEFATKVWSPFLELLDNRVVQMWEDGEWEDFCAMLPEYAVKGHGEGFMHDTAMLLGALGWSKYDGKAEVVTPYFGSSGTGQINAVFPVTPQDGSAIPAAQASNPAGVVSTSRL, encoded by the coding sequence ATGGGCAAACTTGCTCTGGCTGCCAAGATCACCCACGTTCCGTCCATGTACCTGTCCGAGCTGCCGGGCCCGCGCCAGGGCTTCCGTCAGGCTGCCATCGATGGGCACATTGAAATCGGCCGCCGCTGCCGCGAGCTGAACGTCGACACCATCGTCGTGTTCGACACCCACTGGCTGGTCAACGCCAACTACCACGTCAACTGCGGCCCTCATTTCCAGGGTCTGTACACCAGCAACGAACTGCCGCACTTCATCAGCAACATGGAGTACGAGTTCCCCGGCAACCCCGAACTGGGTCGCCTGCTGGCCGAGGTATGCAACCGCTACGGCGTGGAAACCATGGCCCACGACGCGACGACGCTGGCCCCGGAATACGGCACCCTGGTGCCCATGCGCTACATGAACGCCGACCAGCACTTCAAGGTGATCTCGGTCTCGGCGCTGTGCACCTCCCACTACCTGAACGACAGCGCCCGCCTCGGCTGGGCCATGCGCAAGGCCGTGGAAGAACACTACGACGGCACGGTCGCCTTCCTCGCCAGCGGATCGCTGTCCCACCGTTTCGCGCAGAACGGCCAGGCGCCAGAGTTCGCCACAAAAGTCTGGAGCCCCTTCCTGGAACTCCTCGATAACCGGGTCGTGCAGATGTGGGAAGACGGTGAGTGGGAGGACTTCTGCGCCATGCTCCCGGAGTACGCGGTGAAGGGCCACGGCGAAGGATTCATGCACGACACCGCGATGCTGCTGGGCGCCCTGGGCTGGTCGAAGTACGACGGCAAGGCCGAGGTCGTCACGCCCTACTTCGGCTCGTCCGGCACTGGCCAGATCAACGCCGTTTTCCCGGTCACCCCGCAGGACGGTTCCGCCATTCCCGCCGCCCAGGCCTCCAACCCGGCCGGCGTCGTCTCCACCAGCCGCCTGTAA
- a CDS encoding 5-carboxymethyl-2-hydroxymuconate Delta-isomerase, producing the protein MPHLVLLYSPDLEREADIGGLCRALADCMLEQRDETGRQVFPTGGTRVLAYPAAHAAVADGKGDYGFLYANLRMGAGRSPAVHQQVGDALLTVLRGYLDGLLEQRPIGITLQIDESPGQVFDAKHSSLHPLFTKNS; encoded by the coding sequence ATGCCCCATCTGGTCCTGCTCTACAGCCCCGACCTGGAACGCGAGGCGGACATCGGCGGCCTGTGCCGTGCCCTCGCCGACTGCATGCTGGAACAGCGCGACGAGACCGGCCGCCAGGTGTTCCCCACCGGCGGCACCCGCGTGCTGGCCTACCCGGCGGCCCATGCCGCCGTGGCTGACGGCAAGGGTGATTACGGTTTTCTCTACGCCAACCTGCGCATGGGCGCCGGACGCAGCCCGGCGGTGCACCAGCAGGTGGGCGACGCGCTGCTGACGGTCTTGCGCGGCTACCTCGACGGCCTGCTGGAGCAACGCCCCATCGGCATCACCCTGCAGATCGACGAAAGCCCCGGCCAGGTCTTCGATGCCAAGCACAGCAGCCTGCACCCCCTGTTCACCAAGAATTCCTGA
- the hpaH gene encoding 2-oxo-hept-4-ene-1,7-dioate hydratase, whose translation MLDASIIQQAAARLDAAERSREQVRQFSLDYPSIGIEDAYAIQRAWVAQKIKDGRKLVGHKIGLTSRAMQVSSNITEPDYGALLDDMLFDEGSDIPFERFIVPRVEVELAFILGKPLRGPNCTIFDVLDATEWVIPALEIIDARIQQVDPDTKVTRKVFDTISDNAANAGVVMGGRAVRPTEIDLRRVPAILYRNGVIEESGVSAAVLNHPAKGVAWLANKLAPYDVTLEAGQIILGGSFTRPVAANPGDTFHVDYDQLGSIACRFV comes from the coding sequence ATGCTCGACGCCAGCATCATCCAGCAAGCCGCCGCCCGCCTCGACGCCGCCGAGCGTTCCCGCGAGCAGGTGCGCCAGTTCTCCCTGGACTATCCGTCCATCGGCATCGAAGACGCCTACGCCATCCAGCGCGCCTGGGTGGCCCAGAAGATCAAAGACGGCCGCAAGCTGGTGGGCCACAAGATCGGCCTCACCTCCCGCGCCATGCAGGTATCCTCCAACATCACCGAACCGGACTACGGTGCGCTGCTGGACGACATGCTGTTCGACGAAGGCAGTGACATCCCCTTCGAGCGCTTCATCGTCCCCCGCGTGGAAGTGGAGCTGGCCTTCATCCTCGGCAAGCCGCTGCGCGGCCCCAACTGCACGATCTTCGACGTGCTGGACGCCACCGAGTGGGTGATCCCGGCGCTGGAGATCATCGACGCGCGCATCCAGCAGGTGGACCCGGACACCAAGGTCACCCGCAAGGTCTTCGACACCATCTCCGACAATGCCGCCAACGCCGGTGTGGTAATGGGCGGACGCGCCGTGCGTCCCACCGAGATCGACCTGCGTCGCGTGCCGGCGATTCTCTACCGCAATGGCGTGATCGAGGAATCCGGCGTCTCCGCCGCCGTGCTCAACCACCCCGCCAAGGGCGTGGCCTGGCTGGCCAACAAGCTGGCGCCCTACGACGTCACCCTGGAAGCCGGCCAGATCATTCTCGGCGGCTCCTTCACCCGTCCGGTGGCGGCCAACCCTGGCGACACCTTCCACGTCGATTACGACCAGTTGGGCTCCATCGCCTGCCGGTTCGTCTGA
- the hpaI gene encoding 4-hydroxy-2-oxoheptanedioate aldolase — translation MDLPINTFKARLHSGQPQIGLWLGLADAYCAELAANAGFDWLLLDGEHAPNDLRTLLAQLQAIAPYPSQPIIRPPVGDAVLIKQLLDIGAQTLLVPMVESADQAAELVRAMRYPPFGIRGVGSALARASRWNSIPGYLDQADEQMCLLVQIENLEGLANLDVIAAVEGVDGVFIGPADLSAAMGHRGNPGHPEVQAAIEDAILRIRRAGKAAGILSADQALARRYIELGAAFVAVGVDTTVLMRGLQSLAGAFNGTAAPVSGGGGVY, via the coding sequence ATGGACCTGCCCATCAATACCTTCAAGGCCCGCCTGCACTCCGGTCAGCCGCAGATCGGCCTCTGGCTCGGCCTTGCCGATGCCTATTGCGCGGAACTGGCGGCCAACGCCGGCTTCGACTGGCTGCTGCTCGACGGCGAGCACGCGCCCAACGACCTGCGCACCCTTCTGGCCCAATTGCAGGCCATTGCGCCCTACCCGTCCCAGCCGATCATCCGCCCACCCGTTGGTGATGCGGTGCTGATCAAGCAACTGCTGGACATCGGCGCCCAGACCTTGCTGGTGCCCATGGTGGAATCCGCCGACCAGGCCGCCGAGCTGGTGCGCGCCATGCGCTACCCGCCCTTCGGCATCCGTGGCGTCGGCAGCGCCCTGGCCCGCGCCTCGCGCTGGAACAGCATCCCCGGCTACCTCGACCAGGCTGACGAGCAGATGTGCCTGCTGGTGCAGATCGAGAACCTCGAAGGCCTCGCCAACCTGGACGTGATCGCTGCCGTGGAAGGTGTCGACGGCGTGTTCATCGGCCCAGCCGACCTCTCCGCCGCCATGGGCCATCGCGGCAATCCTGGCCATCCGGAAGTTCAGGCCGCCATCGAAGACGCGATCCTGCGCATCCGCCGGGCCGGCAAGGCCGCTGGCATCCTCTCCGCCGACCAGGCCTTGGCCCGTCGCTACATCGAACTGGGTGCCGCCTTCGTCGCGGTTGGGGTGGATACCACGGTGCTGATGCGCGGACTGCAGAGCCTGGCAGGTGCGTTCAATGGCACGGCTGCTCCGGTGAGTGGGGGTGGTGGGGTGTATTGA
- a CDS encoding Glu/Leu/Phe/Val dehydrogenase dimerization domain-containing protein — MSVFTHVEFDHHEQVVFGHDKASGLKAVIAIHNSNLGPALGGCRMWPYLNDEQALRDVLRLSRGMTYKSALANLPLGGGKAVIIGDPHRDKSEALFQAMGDFVDSLGGRYITAADSGTGVTEMRIMAERSRYVAGAGTREALGGGVRDGNPSPSTAYGTFVGIRVAVKHRLGRDDLTGLKVAIQGVGEVGFSLAKHLKDAGAQLWVCDIHEPNARRAAEQLGAQVVGQNEIYGLDVDVFAPCALGGIINPQTLEALRAPIIAGAANNQLADAGLAEELRRRGTLYAPDYAINAGGIIDVWYERSGGTEDALRKHVEGIGETLREIFVRADSEGRTTTAVADLLAEERFGR, encoded by the coding sequence ATGTCCGTCTTCACCCACGTCGAGTTCGATCATCACGAGCAAGTGGTCTTCGGCCACGACAAGGCCTCCGGCCTCAAGGCCGTCATCGCCATCCACAACAGCAACCTCGGCCCGGCCCTGGGCGGCTGCCGCATGTGGCCCTACCTGAATGACGAACAGGCCCTGCGCGACGTGCTGCGCCTGTCCCGTGGCATGACCTACAAGTCCGCCCTGGCCAACCTGCCGCTGGGTGGTGGCAAGGCCGTGATCATCGGCGACCCGCATCGCGACAAGAGCGAAGCGCTGTTCCAGGCCATGGGCGATTTCGTCGACAGCCTGGGTGGCCGCTACATCACCGCTGCCGACTCCGGCACCGGCGTCACCGAAATGCGCATCATGGCCGAGCGCAGCCGCTACGTGGCCGGCGCCGGCACCCGCGAAGCCCTGGGCGGCGGCGTGCGTGACGGCAACCCTTCGCCGTCCACGGCCTATGGCACCTTCGTCGGCATTCGCGTGGCGGTGAAGCATCGCCTCGGTCGTGACGACCTGACTGGCCTGAAGGTGGCCATCCAGGGCGTCGGCGAAGTGGGTTTCAGCCTCGCCAAACACCTCAAGGACGCAGGCGCCCAGCTCTGGGTTTGCGACATCCACGAACCCAACGCCCGCCGCGCCGCCGAACAACTGGGCGCCCAGGTGGTGGGGCAGAACGAGATCTACGGTCTGGACGTCGACGTCTTCGCCCCCTGCGCTCTGGGCGGCATCATCAATCCGCAGACCCTTGAGGCCCTGCGTGCGCCGATCATCGCCGGCGCTGCCAACAACCAACTGGCCGACGCCGGCCTGGCCGAGGAACTGCGTCGTCGCGGCACCCTCTACGCGCCGGACTACGCCATCAACGCCGGCGGCATCATCGACGTCTGGTACGAGCGCAGCGGCGGCACTGAAGATGCCCTGCGCAAGCATGTCGAAGGCATCGGCGAGACCCTGCGGGAGATCTTCGTGCGTGCTGACAGCGAAGGTCGCACCACCACCGCGGTGGCCGACCTCCTGGCCGAAGAGCGCTTCGGACGCTGA
- a CDS encoding indolepyruvate ferredoxin oxidoreductase family protein, whose product MSLAEIRLDDKYRLATGHLYLTGTQALTRLPMLQRQRDKAHGLNTACFISGYRGSPLGNLDKSLWEAKSFLKENHIHFQPGVNEELAATACWGSQQTSLFPGARYDGVFSMWYGKGPGVDRCGDVFKHGNSAGVSAHGGVLLLAGDDHGCKSSSIANQSEHAFIGASIPVLNPANVQEILDYGIIGWELSRYSGCWVALKTIAENVDSSAVVDVDPLRIDVKIPEDFVLPEDGVHIRWPDPPLAQEKRLNMYKIYAARAFARANNLNQVMLDSPSPRLGIITTGKSYLDVRQALNDLGLDEELCAKVGLRVLKVGMSWPLEPISVHEFAEGLDEILVVEEKRSVIEDQVTGQLYNWPVDKRPRVVGEFDEEGTSLLPNLSELTPAMIARVIAKRLAPIYSSEQIESRLAFLAAKEKALAAPKHTTVRTPHFCSGCPHNTSTKLPEGSRAQGGIGCHYMTQWMDRNTDTYTQMGGEGATWIGQAPFTDTPHIFQNLGDGTYFHSGQLALRAAVAAGVNITYKILYNDAVAMTGGQPIDGELRVDQLSQQVFAEGVKRIALVTDEPEKYPTRDTFAPIVTFHHRRELDAVQRDLREFKGVSVLIYDQTCATEKRRRRKRGKLVDPAKRAFINPAVCEGCGDCSVKSNCLSVLPLETELGRKRQIDQNACNKDFSCVEGFCPSFVTVHGGSLRKPEAAGAKALFVALPEPRQPSLDRPWNILLPGVGGSGVTTVGALLGMAAHIEGKGCTVLDQAGLAQKFGPVITHIRIAAKQDDIYAVRIAAGETDLLLGCDLVVTASEEALAKLNDRIAHAVVNSHEAATAEFTRNPDAQVPGAAMREALVEAVGEAKTHFVDATRLATRLLGDSIATNLFMLGYAYQKGLVPISAEAIEKAVELNGVSVTLNQQAFLWGRRAAHDLAAVEKLAKPAEVEAPRCETLEEIVQYRADHLRAYQDAAYAERYRALVERVRQADSGEDKALTRTVARYYAKLLAYKDEYEVARLYSDDTFRKQLEAQFEGDYHLEFHLAPSWLAKPDPVTGEPRKRRFGPWMLKAFGVLARFKFLRGSAFDVFGYSEERKLERQLIGEYEALVDQLIKELKPSNYATAVALAQLPEQIRGYGPVKERALAKVREQEKQLRTRLTASEIQVLHLFDPAA is encoded by the coding sequence ATGTCTCTGGCCGAGATCCGCCTGGATGACAAATACCGCCTCGCAACCGGTCACCTCTACCTCACCGGCACCCAGGCACTCACCCGCCTGCCGATGCTGCAGCGCCAGCGGGACAAGGCCCACGGCCTGAACACCGCCTGCTTCATCTCCGGCTACCGGGGTTCGCCGCTGGGCAACCTCGACAAGAGCCTCTGGGAAGCCAAGTCCTTCCTCAAGGAAAACCACATCCACTTCCAGCCGGGCGTCAACGAAGAACTGGCCGCCACCGCCTGCTGGGGCAGCCAGCAGACCAGCCTGTTCCCCGGCGCCCGCTACGACGGCGTGTTCTCCATGTGGTACGGCAAGGGCCCGGGCGTGGACCGCTGCGGCGACGTCTTCAAGCACGGCAACTCCGCCGGCGTTTCGGCCCATGGCGGTGTCCTGCTGCTGGCCGGTGACGACCACGGCTGCAAATCCTCCAGCATCGCCAACCAGAGCGAGCACGCCTTCATCGGCGCCTCCATCCCGGTGCTGAACCCGGCCAACGTCCAGGAAATCCTCGACTACGGCATCATCGGCTGGGAGCTGTCGCGCTACAGCGGTTGCTGGGTCGCCCTCAAGACCATCGCCGAGAACGTCGACTCCTCCGCCGTGGTGGACGTGGACCCGCTGCGAATCGACGTGAAGATCCCGGAAGACTTCGTCCTGCCGGAAGACGGCGTGCACATCCGCTGGCCGGACCCGCCCCTGGCGCAGGAAAAGCGCCTGAACATGTACAAGATCTACGCCGCCCGCGCCTTCGCCCGTGCCAACAACCTCAATCAGGTGATGCTGGATTCGCCCAGCCCGCGCCTCGGCATCATTACCACCGGCAAGTCCTACCTCGACGTACGCCAGGCGCTGAACGACCTCGGCCTGGACGAGGAACTCTGCGCCAAGGTCGGTCTGAGGGTGCTCAAGGTCGGCATGAGCTGGCCGCTGGAGCCCATCTCCGTCCACGAATTCGCCGAAGGCCTGGACGAAATCCTGGTGGTGGAAGAAAAGCGCAGCGTCATCGAAGACCAGGTCACCGGCCAGCTCTACAACTGGCCTGTGGATAAGCGCCCGCGCGTGGTGGGCGAGTTCGACGAAGAAGGCACCTCCCTGCTGCCCAACCTCAGCGAGCTGACCCCGGCCATGATCGCCCGCGTCATCGCCAAGCGCCTGGCGCCGATCTACTCCAGCGAACAGATCGAATCCCGCCTGGCCTTCCTCGCCGCCAAGGAAAAAGCCCTGGCCGCCCCCAAGCACACGACTGTGCGCACCCCGCACTTCTGCTCCGGCTGCCCGCACAACACCTCCACCAAGCTGCCGGAAGGCAGCCGTGCCCAGGGCGGTATCGGTTGCCACTACATGACCCAGTGGATGGACCGCAACACCGACACCTACACCCAGATGGGCGGGGAGGGCGCCACCTGGATCGGCCAGGCCCCCTTCACCGACACCCCGCACATCTTCCAGAACCTCGGTGACGGCACCTACTTCCACTCCGGCCAACTGGCCCTGCGCGCCGCCGTCGCCGCCGGGGTCAACATCACGTACAAGATTCTCTACAACGACGCCGTGGCCATGACTGGCGGCCAGCCCATCGACGGCGAACTGCGTGTCGACCAGCTCAGCCAGCAAGTCTTCGCCGAAGGCGTGAAGCGCATCGCCCTGGTCACCGACGAGCCGGAGAAGTACCCGACCCGCGACACCTTCGCGCCTATCGTCACCTTCCACCACCGCCGCGAACTGGATGCCGTGCAGCGCGATCTGCGCGAGTTCAAGGGCGTGTCGGTGCTGATCTACGATCAGACCTGCGCCACCGAGAAGCGCCGTCGCCGCAAGCGCGGCAAGCTGGTGGACCCGGCCAAGCGCGCCTTCATCAACCCGGCCGTGTGCGAGGGTTGCGGCGATTGCAGCGTGAAATCCAACTGCCTGTCCGTGCTGCCGCTGGAAACTGAACTGGGGCGCAAGCGCCAGATCGACCAGAACGCCTGCAACAAGGACTTCTCTTGCGTCGAAGGTTTCTGCCCGAGCTTCGTCACCGTACACGGTGGCAGCCTGCGCAAGCCGGAGGCCGCGGGTGCCAAGGCACTCTTCGTGGCCCTGCCGGAGCCGCGCCAGCCCAGCCTGGACCGCCCCTGGAACATCCTCCTGCCGGGCGTCGGTGGCAGCGGCGTGACCACTGTAGGCGCGCTGCTGGGCATGGCCGCCCACATCGAAGGCAAGGGCTGCACTGTGCTCGACCAGGCCGGTCTGGCGCAGAAGTTCGGTCCGGTGATTACCCACATCCGCATCGCCGCCAAGCAGGACGACATCTACGCCGTGCGCATCGCCGCCGGTGAAACCGACCTGCTGCTGGGCTGCGACCTGGTGGTGACCGCCAGCGAGGAAGCCCTCGCCAAGCTCAACGACCGCATCGCCCATGCCGTGGTCAACAGCCATGAAGCGGCGACCGCCGAGTTCACCCGCAACCCCGATGCCCAGGTTCCCGGCGCCGCCATGCGCGAAGCCCTGGTGGAAGCGGTGGGTGAGGCCAAGACCCACTTCGTCGATGCTACCCGCCTGGCCACCCGCCTGCTGGGTGACAGCATCGCCACCAACCTCTTCATGCTCGGCTACGCCTACCAGAAGGGCCTGGTGCCCATCTCCGCCGAAGCCATCGAAAAAGCCGTCGAGCTCAACGGCGTTTCCGTGACCCTCAACCAGCAGGCGTTCCTCTGGGGGCGCCGCGCTGCCCACGACCTGGCGGCGGTGGAAAAACTCGCCAAGCCCGCCGAAGTGGAAGCGCCGCGTTGCGAAACCCTTGAAGAGATCGTCCAGTACCGCGCCGACCATCTGCGTGCCTACCAGGACGCCGCCTACGCCGAGCGCTACCGCGCCCTGGTGGAGCGCGTACGCCAGGCTGACAGCGGCGAGGACAAGGCCCTGACCCGCACGGTCGCCCGCTACTACGCCAAGCTGCTGGCCTACAAGGACGAGTACGAAGTGGCTCGCCTCTACAGCGACGACACGTTCCGCAAGCAACTGGAAGCCCAGTTCGAGGGTGACTACCACCTGGAATTCCACCTGGCGCCGTCCTGGCTGGCCAAGCCCGACCCGGTTACCGGCGAGCCGCGCAAGCGTCGCTTTGGTCCCTGGATGCTCAAGGCCTTCGGCGTGCTGGCCCGCTTCAAGTTCCTCCGTGGCAGTGCCTTCGACGTCTTCGGCTACAGCGAAGAGCGCAAGCTCGAACGCCAGCTGATTGGCGAGTACGAAGCCCTGGTGGACCAGTTGATCAAGGAGCTGAAGCCGAGCAACTACGCCACCGCCGTCGCCCTGGCCCAGCTGCCGGAACAGATCCGTGGCTACGGCCCGGTGAAGGAACGCGCCCTGGCCAAGGTCCGCGAGCAGGAGAAGCAGCTCCGTACCCGCCTCACCGCCAGCGAGATCCAGGTCCTGCACCTGTTCGACCCGGCCGCCTGA
- a CDS encoding Lrp/AsnC family transcriptional regulator, with protein MQNPLSPIDRKILRLLQHNADLSAAEVAEKVELSQSPCWRRIHRMQEEGLIERKVALLNPRLLGFSITVFVNIKLSAHGRNNLTEFEDAIVGYPEVQECYTMAGGSDYLLKVVARDIASYERFLRDHLLQRPHVLEAHSNIAMSEVKRTTELPLD; from the coding sequence ATGCAAAACCCTCTGAGCCCCATCGACCGCAAGATCCTCCGTCTGCTGCAGCACAACGCCGACCTGTCCGCCGCCGAAGTGGCAGAAAAGGTGGAGTTGTCGCAATCGCCCTGCTGGCGGCGAATCCACCGCATGCAGGAGGAAGGCCTGATCGAACGCAAGGTGGCCCTGCTCAATCCGAGGCTGCTGGGCTTCTCCATCACGGTGTTCGTCAACATCAAGCTATCGGCCCACGGGCGCAACAACCTCACCGAGTTCGAGGACGCCATCGTCGGCTACCCGGAGGTGCAGGAGTGCTACACCATGGCCGGTGGATCGGACTACTTGCTGAAGGTGGTGGCGCGGGATATCGCCAGCTACGAGCGCTTCCTGCGGGACCATCTGCTGCAACGGCCCCACGTGCTGGAGGCGCACTCGAACATTGCCATGAGCGAGGTCAAGCGCACCACGG